GCACGCTCAAGGACCGGATTCGACTCTGCCCGCAATGCGAGAAAGCCCACTTGAATTTTGTAGACATCTGCCCGAACTGCACCAGCATCGACATCGTTCAGAAGCCGTTTTTGCATTGCTTTGCCTGCGGCCACGTCGCTCCCGAGGATGCCTTCATCGAAAAAGGCTATCTTGGATGCCCCAACTGCAGTGCCCGTCTTCGCCATATCGGCGCCGATTACGACCGTGCGCTGGAGAGCTACCAATGCCAGGCGTGCGGACATGTTTTCGAAGAATCGGATGTTACGGCCCATTGCCAGCACTGCGGAACCAAGAGCCGCGTAACCGATTTACTGCCCCACAACATATACGCATACGAGATTACCGAGCAGGGCGTCGCCGCCGTCAAGACCGGCATGCTGGAAGATGTTTATGCCCTGCTGGACCGTTTGGACAACATCAATCCCAAGGTTTTTGAGGCGATTCTGGACTGGCTGCTGAAGGTCAACCGGCGGCATGCGGATGTGAGCTTCAGCCTTATCGGCATTCGGCTGATGAATGTGCTTGAACTGACCGAAACCATCGGCCGGCGGCGGATCACCGAGTTGATGGACGGTTTCGTCAGCCGCATTCGGGAACTGGTTCGCACCACTGATCTGACGATGCGCAACGACCGCCAGAACTTCTGGCTGCTGCTGCCCAAAACGGATGTTCCGGGCAGCCGTGTGGTTCTGGAACGCATCATCGAAACCCAGCAATATACCCGCCAGGAGGAAGGGGTTGCCCTGGATATCAACACCGTAAGATTCTGCGCGCCTGACGATGCCCTGGAAGGGGAATCGGCACCGCTGCTCCTGGCACGGCTATCTGGAGGGCTCGAATAAATCATGGAAATACTGATCGCCGCCTGGGAGCAGTTTCTTTTACTTCTGACGAGTCCCTTTCGGAACGGGCTGCTTCCTTTCGTGCTCAAGTTTATTCCCTATGTGATTTTTCTTGAGCTGCCCGTTTATTTTTTTATTCTTGCGGGCGTTCTCAAATGGGATCTCCGCAGGCAGGCCACGGAACCTAAGGAACCGCCATATTACCCGCGCGTATCGTGTATCGTGATGGGCTATGGGGAAGGCCGCGATATCGCGTTGAGCATTCTCTCCCTTGCCGAACAGGTCTATGCCGGCCATGTAGAGATCCTGGCGCTGATCGACGGCGCCCGGAAAAATGTCGAAACCTACCAGGCCGCAAGGCAGTTGCAGGCCAGGGTCGATCAACTTCCCCGGCGGACCCTGCGCATCGTCCCGAAATGGCAGCGGGGCGGGCGGGTGTCCTCCCTCAACGCCGGGATGGAATTGGCCACCGGCGAGATGGTGATGAATATCGACGGCGACACATCTTTCGACAACGACATGGTCGCCAAGGTGGCGAGGCATTTTTCCGATCCCAATGTGGTCGGAGTGGCCGGCAACCTGCGGGTGCGCAATGTCTTTGCCAGCCTGACCAGCCGATTGCAGGCCGTTGAATACATGCTGTCCATCCATTTGTCCAAAATCGGCCTGAGCGAGTTTAACGTGATCAACAACATCTCGGGAGCCTTCGGCGTCTACCGCAAATCCTTTTTGCAAAAGATCGGCGGATGGGACAGCGGTACCGCCGAGGATCTGGATCTGACCATTCGCAGCAAGCAATACTTCGGCCGGCATCCGGAACTGAGGCTGGTTTTCGAACCGGAGGCCATCGGCCACACGGAAGTCCCCGACACGTTCCGGGGGCTCCTCGACCAGCGGTTGCGGTGGGACGGCGATCTTTACTACCTATATATCCGCAAACATCCGCTGAGTTTCTCCCCCCGCATCCTGGGCTGGCGCAACATGACCCTTATGCTGTGGACCGGGCTTTTTTTTCAGATCGTGATGCCCCTGGTCATCATCATCTACACAGCATACAGTCTGGCCGCTTTTCCCATCGATATCGTCCTGGCCCTGTGGGCGTTGATCTATCTGCTTTATCTGGCGATCATGGTGGTGCTTTTTACGACTTATGTCACGCTGGTGTCCGAGCGCAAGCGACAGGATTTGAAACTGCTGCCGGTCATTCCCCTGGTTCCTGTGTTCACATTCGCCCTGCGTCTCTGGAACGCGCTGGCAACCTTGAAGGAAGTTGCCATGCGCTCCCATTTGGATTCTTCCATGGCGCCCTGGTGGGTGCTGAAAAGGACAAAATTTTAATGCCCGGAAAGGCTGAACCGTCACATATGGTTTCCAACCGTCCCTGTCGTTTCGGATGGGGGCGGCTCCGGGCGTTCATCGGCTGGACGGCGGCGGCGCTGGTGGCGGCCGCCTGGCTGACGTTTGTCTGCATTGCCGCCGATCCATCGACCCTTGAAGCGAAGCAGCCGGATGCGCCGGCGGTGCTGTCCGTTCCCGATGCAGACGCCGTTCAGGCACTGGAGGCGTTGCCGCCCCAGCCGCTGCATTTTCCCGCCGAGCCGTCTCCCCGGCCGGCGGCACCCTTGCCGGTGGGTACGTTGGCCATGCTGGAGGCGGAGATGATCGCCGCGCCGGAGGTTCTCATTGCCGCCGCGGATCTGGACGAGAAGATGAGCCGCCTGGATCATGCCCAGGCCCGCAGCGGCCTGGAATTGCAGGGGCGGGCAGGCATCGGTGGATATCGGGAGCTGACGGGTGATGATGCCACGCGGGATTACGGCGAAATGATCGTCGGCGGGCTGGTGCGCTACCCGCTTTTCGGCAGCTACGAACGGCAGAAGATCGATATCGCCAAGGCGGAAGCACGCACCTGGGAGAGTCGGCATAACCTGGCGATGGCCCGCCTGAACAGTCTGAGAGCCCTCCGCGCCCAATACATCGACTACTGGGGCAGCACCCGGAAGATCGAGCTGAGCCGGACGTTTTTAACGAAACGGAAGGAGGTCGAACGGGTCATCAACCACCGCACGGCCACCGGCCGGATGCTCGAAGCCGACCGCAGGGAATTCATGACCGCTTTTGCCATGGCGCAACGCTCCCTGGCGCGGATGCAGGCCGTACAGGCCCGATCCCTGCGGATCATCAGGAGACTGACCCGGCCCGACCTGGCGCCCTTTTCGCCAGAGCCGCCGAACCTGGCCAAGACTTGCGACGATCTTTCGTCTCTGAAAGCATCGGTGCTGGACGAACACCCTGACATCCAATTGTACCGCAGTCTGGTCGACGAGCAACTGGGTGTGGTCGAGATGACCCGCATCGGCAATTGGAAAGCCTTTGTGGACCTGGGCGGCTATGCATCCAGGGAGGACACGGCCAGCGACAACGAATATGGCCTG
This window of the uncultured Desulfosarcina sp. genome carries:
- a CDS encoding glycosyltransferase, translated to MEILIAAWEQFLLLLTSPFRNGLLPFVLKFIPYVIFLELPVYFFILAGVLKWDLRRQATEPKEPPYYPRVSCIVMGYGEGRDIALSILSLAEQVYAGHVEILALIDGARKNVETYQAARQLQARVDQLPRRTLRIVPKWQRGGRVSSLNAGMELATGEMVMNIDGDTSFDNDMVAKVARHFSDPNVVGVAGNLRVRNVFASLTSRLQAVEYMLSIHLSKIGLSEFNVINNISGAFGVYRKSFLQKIGGWDSGTAEDLDLTIRSKQYFGRHPELRLVFEPEAIGHTEVPDTFRGLLDQRLRWDGDLYYLYIRKHPLSFSPRILGWRNMTLMLWTGLFFQIVMPLVIIIYTAYSLAAFPIDIVLALWALIYLLYLAIMVVLFTTYVTLVSERKRQDLKLLPVIPLVPVFTFALRLWNALATLKEVAMRSHLDSSMAPWWVLKRTKF